In Methanobrevibacter sp. TMH8, the following are encoded in one genomic region:
- the hdrB gene encoding ferredoxin:CoB-CoM heterodisulfide reductase subunit HdrB: MRNIPDKNVMLFKSCLVSGEYPGVESSTKYVFDKVGIEYIVDDRQSCCTGLGHYSDVFDQLSTTVIGGRNFNIAKKTNHTNIAMMCATCYAIHKKVAKLLNNNDEVRDKVNEIYEESNLEEMKYDEGTIDSSKNIFHVVELLFNKKDEIAKNVKIDLSDFRIATHHACHYCKVQYEDTIEGFRDPKILDELVKSCGVETIGWYDNKRATCGAGFRQRFVNRDLSMKVTADKLTALNDEKVDILVHMCPNCQMQFDRYQPFIGKDLNIDFNIFHLNIVQLIAFVMGADPYKVIGIQTHTVPIEPLIEKVEKASSAKTENKLEENLAKQSDKA, translated from the coding sequence ATGCGAAATATACCTGATAAAAATGTAATGCTTTTTAAAAGCTGTTTAGTAAGTGGTGAATATCCTGGAGTTGAATCTTCAACAAAATATGTATTTGATAAAGTTGGTATTGAATATATTGTTGATGATAGGCAGTCTTGCTGTACAGGGCTTGGACATTATTCTGATGTCTTTGATCAACTGTCTACAACAGTAATTGGAGGGCGAAATTTTAACATAGCTAAAAAAACTAATCATACCAATATAGCTATGATGTGTGCTACTTGTTATGCTATTCACAAGAAAGTAGCTAAACTATTAAATAATAATGATGAAGTTAGAGATAAAGTAAATGAAATTTATGAGGAATCTAATCTTGAAGAGATGAAATATGATGAAGGAACTATTGACTCTTCAAAAAATATATTTCATGTGGTAGAATTGTTATTTAATAAAAAAGATGAAATAGCTAAAAATGTCAAAATTGATCTTTCTGACTTTAGAATAGCTACTCACCATGCTTGTCATTATTGTAAAGTCCAATATGAAGATACTATCGAAGGGTTTAGAGACCCTAAAATATTAGATGAATTAGTAAAAAGTTGTGGGGTTGAAACTATTGGGTGGTATGACAATAAAAGAGCCACATGTGGAGCAGGGTTTAGACAAAGATTTGTTAATCGGGACCTCTCAATGAAAGTTACAGCAGACAAATTGACTGCATTAAATGATGAAAAAGTAGATATATTAGTCCATATGTGCCCTAATTGCCAAATGCAGTTTGATAGATATCAACCATTCATTGGAAAAGACTTAAATATAGATTTCAATATTTTTCACCTGAATATTGTTCAGTTAATTGCTTTTGTAATGGGGGCTGACCCTTATAAAGTAATAGGAATTCAAACACATACGGTTCCAATAGAACCGTTAATAGAAAAGGTGGAAAAAGCTTCTTCAGCAAAAACTGAAAACAAATTAGAAGAAAATTTAGCTAAACAATCAGATAAAGCATGA
- the hdrC gene encoding ferredoxin:CoB-CoM heterodisulfide reductase subunit HdrC, with amino-acid sequence MDTIKIDENPLELAQKVLSDIKNSKERGLLKCVQCGMCTSMCPGAKNSDYNPRDMIERVLEGEESIIEDKNIWNCFYCYTCHSICPVGNSACEVNQVLRQIAISKGIANDEVGPFAGFGDVMMDLGLGGIPYNFHDDLTRDIGEEWKEKNIHIDEIREKLGLKPLKMPDESIKEIRILLQKTNLDKRVEKIKEY; translated from the coding sequence ATGGACACTATAAAGATTGATGAAAATCCATTAGAATTAGCTCAAAAGGTTCTAAGTGATATAAAAAATTCTAAAGAAAGAGGATTACTAAAATGTGTACAATGTGGAATGTGCACATCAATGTGTCCTGGAGCTAAAAATTCTGACTATAATCCCAGAGATATGATTGAAAGAGTTCTTGAAGGAGAAGAATCAATTATTGAAGATAAAAACATTTGGAATTGTTTTTATTGTTATACTTGTCATAGCATATGTCCAGTTGGAAATAGTGCATGTGAAGTTAACCAAGTTCTCAGACAAATAGCTATCAGTAAAGGAATAGCAAATGATGAAGTAGGGCCTTTTGCTGGATTTGGGGATGTTATGATGGACTTAGGTCTTGGAGGAATTCCATACAATTTCCATGACGACCTTACAAGAGATATCGGTGAAGAATGGAAAGAGAAAAATATTCATATTGATGAAATAAGAGAAAAACTCGGACTAAAACCTTTAAAAATGCCTGATGAATCGATAAAAGAAATCAGAATTTTACTTCAAAAAACTAATCTTGATAAAAGAGTGGAGAAGATTAAAGAATACTAA